The window GTTGCTCCGCTCCCAGGTCAGCCCGGGGTGGTCGACTCGTGCGATGACGCCGAAGACGCAGTCGCGGCCGAAGCTGTTCCGACGGAACACGATGTTCTCCACGTCCAGTTCGGGAGGCATGCCGATGGTGTAGTTTCCGCCGTTGCAGTAGTTGTCCTCGAAGAGCAGGTCGCTCACCGGCCCACTCGTGGAACTGAGGGACAGGCAGGCGTTCATCGCATCGTCGCTGCTGTCCCGGTAGGCGTCCAGGCGGTTGTGTCGTACGAGGATCCCCGACCCTCCGGTGGTCGCCAGGGTGTCGTTGTGGGAGCCCGGTAGTTTGGCCAGGTCATGGATCCAGGAGTCGACCACGATGGTCTGTGATCCGAGTCTGGGCCCGTCCACCACGTCGTGGACGTCGACCCGACGGAGGGTGTAGTTGTCGCCGTAGGTGGTGCCTCCACCCTGTCCCTGGCCGTCGATCTCGACGTCCTCGACCAGGAGGTTCGTGGCCCCGTCGAAGGTTCGGATCGCCGGCCGTCCCGTGCAGTTGATCCTCGATCGCCGGATCACGACATCGTTCGCGTGGACGTTCACCGGCCCGGTGATATCGAGGTTCGACACGATCTGACCGTCCACGGTCAGATCCAGCGGACCCGAGGGCGTGAGTGCGGTGCCGGCGGGGACACCGGTGGTGTCGGGGCCCGGCCAGTAGGTCAACGAGTTCGGTAGTACGGACATGACTTCTCCTAAGAGGCCGATGAACGCATGGGCCGGCACGTCGTTACGTGCCGGCCGATGGCACCGTCGTGCTGATCGATGTACCTCGGCTGCTGGCGATCGACCGTGGAGACCGCCATCGCGAAGCGCGCCCGGCGAGCCGGGGCTGTTCCGTGGGTCGGTCGTATGGGACCAGGAGCCGTGCCTTAACTAAACGGTACCTCCCGCCGGACGTTTGTCCAGGTCAGGGGCATGCCACATCGGTCAATGGCCCTTACGGTCACCGCTCGCAGTCGGGCAGTGGACACAACCCGCGACCCGACGGCGACCCGATTGGTGATCAGTTGTAGGCGTCGGTGTTCTGTACCTTGCCGAACCGAGGGAAGATCCTCTCGACCGTGAAGTTGTGCTCGTCGGCGTCGAGGGCGGACATCGCGTCGGCGACGAATTCCACCTCGTATCCGTGGTCGCTGGCCGCCCGCGCGGTGGACTCCACCCCCATCGTCGTGACCAGTCCGGCGAACACCAACGTGTCGACGCCACGGCCCCGCAACTGCGCGTCCAGGTCGGTGTTGTGGAACGCGCCGACGGTGCGCTTGACCACCACGATGTCGCCGTCCTGTACCAGCCCGTCGACCAGGTCGCTGCCCGGCGGCTGCTCGGCCACGTTCGGCCGCTCGACCCGTACCAGCGCCACCGGAAGTCCGTTGGCCCGGAACACGTCGGCCAGCCGACGGCACCGGGCCAGCACCTCCTCACCCGTGTGCGGCGCCACGGGCAGCGCGACGATTCGTGGCATCAGGTCGATCAGCACCAACGCGGACGTCATGGAGTAGATCTTTCCACCTGCCGCCGTTCGTCCGGCGTCACCGTGGGACGGCGGCGCGGAGGAGTCGGAGTTGACCGATCTCGGCGGCGTTTTTCATGAGTTCGGCGTTGAGCCAGGCGAGCATGTGGGCGAGGGTGTGCTCGGGGTCGTGCTGCCAGGGAAACGGTGCGGTGTGATCGAGGTCGGCCTCGGTGAGCCCGTCGAGTACGGCCAGCCACTCCGTACGCAGCTCGCGCAACCACGTCACCGTCGGCTCGCCCGCGCCGGGCCAGTGAATCGCGGCGCGGTCGGGTGGGGTGTCGCCCCGGGCGTGTCCGATGGCCGTGGTCCACCACCAGCCGATGTGCCAGGTGAGCCAGCCGATCGTCGGGACCGGGATCGGGTCCGGCACGGAGTCCGCCCAGTCCGGCACCCAGCCGCCGTCGATCGTCGGCCGGACCGTCCAGCAGTGTGCGGCGGGCTCCCAGAGGAAGTCCGCCGGCTCCAACCGTTCCAGGTGGTATTCGAACAGCGACCAGGTCAGGTCGAACTGCCAACGTAGAAGATCACCACGGGTTACCGGCACCCGGCGATCGTTGCACCAACGTGAGCGCCGGTCGAACGGGTTCCGCTCGCACGTAATGTCGTAC of the Micromonospora sp. NBC_01796 genome contains:
- a CDS encoding isochorismatase family protein, producing the protein MTSALVLIDLMPRIVALPVAPHTGEEVLARCRRLADVFRANGLPVALVRVERPNVAEQPPGSDLVDGLVQDGDIVVVKRTVGAFHNTDLDAQLRGRGVDTLVFAGLVTTMGVESTARAASDHGYEVEFVADAMSALDADEHNFTVERIFPRFGKVQNTDAYN
- a CDS encoding DinB family protein, translated to MPVTRGDLLRWQFDLTWSLFEYHLERLEPADFLWEPAAHCWTVRPTIDGGWVPDWADSVPDPIPVPTIGWLTWHIGWWWTTAIGHARGDTPPDRAAIHWPGAGEPTVTWLRELRTEWLAVLDGLTEADLDHTAPFPWQHDPEHTLAHMLAWLNAELMKNAAEIGQLRLLRAAVPR